TCGTATCGGCTATGATGATGTCGATTACACACGGTTCAAATAATGTTACTACTGCCGTTGAGCCCTGGGATGCTGTGCACGTTCCACGCTGGCTTTGTCGGGACTAAGGCACTTCCCCCGGTCTGGTTTTTGATTGTTGCTGGTTTGTTACTCGGTCTTGGATTCTGGTTTTATGGTTACCACATCATTCGTGCTATTGGAAACAAGATCACGCAGATTTCGCAAAATCGTGGCTTCAGTATTGAGCTTGGAGCAGCTATCACCGTCGTACTGACTTCAAGACATGGTGTGCCCGACGACGCAGTGCTTGACTGGAACTACTATGGGCATCGTTCTCATGAACCATGAGCTTGGCGCCGTCAGTTGGAAGCAGCTTGGCTTCATCTTTGGTAGGTGGATCTTGGCATTGCCTTGCGCGGGTTTGATTTCGGGACCGGTTTGTAAAACGGCATTGAAAGCTGCTTATTTGTAGACAAACACATGGGATCCTGGCATTGTTAGCCTTTGTTTTGGCCTAGAAGAGAGCTTGCTGTAATTAACATTTGTGTCATTCTAAGAAATTCTCAATGCCGAGAAACTAAACCCGAAAATGTAAGAAACCAAGTATATCCGAGGAAAGAAAGACCACTTATCGCCGGTCAAATTCTGCTCTGTGCATAGGCGTTATGAAATCTTAAATCGTCATGATCCAGTCGAACGACGGGTATCCTTATAAACATAAAACAGAGTATGATCCTCTATTTGGTGCGCTTGTAGATCTTGCCAAGGAAAGCCTCAAAGACTTCCTTCTTCAGACCCTTAGACTCATCAACGGCAGCAATCTTCTCACGGAGCTCGGTAACAACCTTCTCCTCGTACTCCTTGTATACCTTCTCCAGCTGAAGCTCGTTGAAGAGGGCTTTGACCTTGGCCTCCTCGGCAGCGTCCTTGCGGCCATAAGAAGCATCCAGGAGCTGGCGCTGCTCGGGAGTGCAGCGCTGGATGGCCTGGTTAACGAGCCAAGAGCACTTGTTGTCCTGAATATCGGTACCGATCTTGCCAATGACAGATGGGTCACCGAAGTTGTCGAGGTAGTCATCCTGGATCTGGAAGTATTGGCCCAGAGGAATGAGGATGTCGTGGGCCTGCTTGAGGTTTTCCTCGGTAGCCAGCTGAAGGTACATAAGGGCCAGAGCGACAGGCAGGTAGAAGCTGTAGTAAGCTGTCTTGTAGGTGACGATGAACATGTACTTCTCCATGGAGAAATTGTCGAGGTTGACGTTGTCCTCGGGGGCGGTGATGAGGTCACAAAGCTGACCCAGCTCAGTCTGCCAGGAGGTCTCGTGGAAGAGCTCGACGATGTCAATGTAGGCGGGGTGCGAGCGGAAACGCTGCTTGAGGATGAGGTAGATAGCCGCCTCCAGCATGAAGGAGTCGTTGATGGCGATCTGGCCGACACCTTCATGACGGTACCAGCAGGGTTTGCCACGACGGGTGATAGAGGAGTCCATCATATCATCACTGACCAGGAAGAAAGCTTGGAGCAACTCAGTCATCCAGCCCAGGATGCTGAGGTGCTCGAATTGCTCCTCGGTCAGGGGCTG
Above is a window of Penicillium digitatum chromosome 2, complete sequence DNA encoding:
- a CDS encoding Farnesyl-pyrophosphate synthetase; this encodes MASTTKRADFEAIFPGLVQDILAHAKRYNLPDNALEWFEKSLNVNVPGGKLNRGLSVPDTGLALLKQPLTEEQFEHLSILGWMTELLQAFFLVSDDMMDSSITRRGKPCWYRHEGVGQIAINDSFMLEAAIYLILKQRFRSHPAYIDIVELFHETSWQTELGQLCDLITAPEDNVNLDNFSMEKYMFIVTYKTAYYSFYLPVALALMYLQLATEENLKQAHDILIPLGQYFQIQDDYLDNFGDPSVIGKIGTDIQDNKCSWLVNQAIQRCTPEQRQLLDASYGRKDAAEEAKVKALFNELQLEKVYKEYEEKVVTELREKIAAVDESKGLKKEVFEAFLGKIYKRTK